Proteins encoded in a region of the Ralstonia pseudosolanacearum genome:
- the pdhA gene encoding pyruvate dehydrogenase (acetyl-transferring) E1 component subunit alpha, producing the protein MSTVGSFQIDYTQYLDPEGQPVQPLPAFAQDVPTLLALYRAMVLTRAFDTKAIALQRTGKLGTFASSVGQEAIGVGVASAMRAEDVLFPSYRDHSAQLLRGVSMAESLLYWGGDERGSCFAAVREDFPNCVPIGTQVCHAAGAAYAFQLRREPRVAVAVFGDGGTSKGDFYEGMNLAGVWGAPLVLIVNNNQWAISVPRSRQTAAQTLAQKAIAAGIAGRQVDGNDVIAVRQAAQEALDKARSGGGPTLIEALSYRLGDHTTADDATRYRDPDSVKQAWSREPLLRLRNYLMRLNAWDKAQEEQLGRACYAEVEEAVAAYQAVGQPGTSAMFDHLYAALPRALEAQRAMALAFAPQGGEGGHG; encoded by the coding sequence ATGAGCACGGTCGGCAGCTTTCAGATCGACTACACGCAGTACCTTGACCCCGAGGGCCAGCCGGTTCAGCCATTGCCGGCGTTTGCACAGGACGTGCCGACCCTGCTCGCGCTGTATCGCGCGATGGTGCTGACGCGCGCGTTCGACACCAAGGCCATCGCGCTGCAGCGCACCGGCAAGCTCGGCACCTTTGCCTCGTCGGTCGGCCAGGAGGCGATCGGCGTGGGCGTGGCCAGCGCCATGCGGGCCGAAGACGTCCTGTTCCCGTCCTACCGAGACCACAGCGCGCAGTTGCTGCGCGGCGTCAGCATGGCCGAGAGCCTGCTGTACTGGGGCGGCGACGAGCGCGGCAGCTGCTTTGCTGCGGTGCGCGAAGATTTCCCGAACTGCGTGCCGATCGGCACCCAGGTCTGCCATGCGGCGGGGGCCGCCTATGCGTTCCAGCTGCGCCGCGAGCCGCGTGTTGCCGTCGCGGTGTTCGGTGACGGCGGCACCTCCAAGGGCGATTTCTACGAAGGGATGAACCTGGCCGGCGTGTGGGGCGCGCCGCTGGTGCTCATCGTCAACAACAACCAGTGGGCGATCTCGGTGCCGCGCAGCCGCCAGACCGCCGCGCAGACCCTGGCCCAGAAGGCGATCGCCGCGGGCATCGCAGGCCGGCAGGTGGACGGCAACGACGTGATCGCCGTGCGGCAGGCTGCGCAGGAAGCGCTCGACAAAGCCCGGTCGGGCGGCGGCCCGACGCTGATCGAAGCGCTCAGCTACCGGCTGGGCGACCACACCACGGCGGACGACGCCACGCGCTACCGCGATCCGGACAGCGTCAAGCAGGCCTGGTCCCGCGAGCCGCTCCTGCGCTTGCGCAACTACCTGATGCGCCTGAATGCCTGGGACAAGGCCCAGGAAGAGCAGCTCGGCCGCGCCTGCTATGCCGAGGTGGAGGAGGCGGTGGCGGCGTACCAGGCGGTTGGGCAGCCTGGCACCTCAGCGATGTTCGACCACCTGTATGCCGCCTTGCCGCGCGCGCTGGAGGCGCAGCGCGCCATGGCGCTGGCCTTCGCGCCGCAGGGCGGGGAGGGCGGCCATGGCTGA
- a CDS encoding alpha-ketoacid dehydrogenase subunit beta, which yields MVEIQFSGFIYPVIDHVLNHAARLRHRTRGRLSCPLVIRSPCGAGIHPRAGAPFGEPGGAVRAHAGAAGVIPSSPARAYGLLLAAIRDPDPVIVFEPTRLYRVFRQPVEDNGEALPLDTCFTLRDGTDVTLVSWGGALQAVQAAADQLAQDGVLAEVIDVATLKPLDMETILASVAKTGRCVIVHEAPRTAGFGAEIAANLAEHGLYSLLAPVQRVTGYDVVMPLPRLENQYLPGVERIVAAVRKTLEAA from the coding sequence GTGGTCGAGATCCAGTTCAGCGGCTTCATCTATCCGGTCATCGACCACGTGCTCAATCACGCGGCCCGGCTGCGGCATCGCACGCGCGGGCGGCTGTCGTGCCCGCTGGTGATCCGCTCGCCGTGCGGGGCCGGCATCCATCCACGCGCCGGAGCACCATTCGGAGAGCCCGGAGGCGCTGTTCGCGCACATGCCGGGGCTGCGGGTGTGATTCCGTCGTCGCCGGCGCGGGCGTACGGGCTGCTGCTGGCGGCCATCCGCGATCCGGACCCGGTGATCGTCTTCGAGCCGACGCGCCTGTACCGTGTGTTCCGCCAGCCGGTGGAGGACAACGGCGAGGCGCTGCCGCTGGACACCTGCTTCACCCTGCGCGACGGCACCGACGTGACGCTGGTGAGCTGGGGCGGCGCGCTGCAGGCCGTGCAGGCCGCCGCCGACCAGCTCGCGCAGGACGGCGTGCTGGCCGAGGTGATCGACGTGGCCACGCTCAAGCCGCTCGACATGGAAACCATTTTGGCCTCGGTGGCCAAGACCGGGCGCTGCGTGATCGTGCACGAGGCGCCGCGCACGGCGGGCTTCGGCGCGGAGATCGCCGCCAACCTGGCCGAGCACGGGCTGTATTCGCTGCTGGCGCCTGTGCAGCGGGTGACGGGCTACGACGTGGTCATGCCGCTGCCCAGGCTGGAGAACCAATACCTGCCCGGCGTCGAGCGCATCGTTGCCGCGGTCAGGAAGACCCTGGAGGCCGCCTGA
- a CDS encoding phosphodiesterase: MHFLQLTDLHIKQPGRLAYRRVDTAAYLSRCVAHILAQPARPDAIVLTGDLVDAGAPDEYAHLRALLAPLDAAGIRMLPVLGNHDAREAAHEAFADWLAPIPAEARDPQAFQYWADIGAVRLIVLDTLDTGCPGGRLGVPRLDWLHDALAAETARPVVIAMHHPPFATGIGHMDVQSLAAEDIPAFAQIVRAAGNVERILCGHLHRAIDVRFAGTVASTCPSPAHQVALDLDPEGAPGFVMEPPAYRVHAWVPGQGLVSHLAYVGTFDGPHPFFEPDGRLID; the protein is encoded by the coding sequence ATGCACTTCCTGCAGCTGACCGATCTCCACATCAAGCAGCCCGGCCGCCTGGCCTACCGGCGCGTCGATACGGCCGCCTACCTGTCGCGCTGCGTCGCGCACATCCTGGCGCAGCCCGCGCGCCCCGACGCCATCGTGCTGACCGGCGACCTGGTCGACGCCGGCGCGCCGGACGAATACGCGCACCTGCGCGCGCTGCTGGCGCCGCTCGACGCCGCCGGCATCCGCATGCTGCCGGTGCTCGGCAACCACGACGCCCGCGAAGCCGCGCACGAGGCCTTCGCCGATTGGCTCGCCCCCATTCCGGCCGAGGCGCGAGACCCGCAGGCCTTCCAGTACTGGGCCGACATCGGCGCGGTGCGCCTGATCGTGCTGGACACGCTGGACACCGGCTGCCCCGGCGGCCGGCTGGGCGTGCCGCGGCTGGACTGGCTGCACGATGCGCTGGCCGCCGAAACCGCACGGCCGGTGGTGATCGCCATGCATCACCCGCCGTTCGCCACCGGCATCGGCCACATGGACGTGCAGTCGCTGGCCGCCGAGGACATCCCCGCTTTCGCGCAGATCGTGCGCGCCGCCGGCAACGTCGAGCGCATCCTGTGCGGGCACCTGCACCGCGCCATCGACGTGCGTTTCGCGGGCACGGTGGCGTCGACCTGCCCGTCGCCGGCGCACCAGGTGGCGCTGGATCTCGATCCGGAGGGCGCGCCGGGCTTCGTCATGGAGCCGCCCGCCTACCGGGTGCACGCCTGGGTGCCGGGGCAGGGACTGGTGAGCCATCTGGCCTATGTGGGTACGTTCGACGGCCCGCATCCGTTCTTCGAGCCGGACGGGCGCCTGATCGATTGA
- a CDS encoding ABC transporter ATP-binding protein: MSTEPSTEPLHLAPVPIRLRGCGKHFGGQRVLDPLDLDIGAGETLVLLGPSGCGKTTTLRIVAGLEAPDAGGSVRFGDEEVTAHPIERRRVGMVFQNYALFPNLGVRGNVEYGLRIQRRRNRLSDAQIRARADALLDMMHLTPYAERAIGQLSGGQRQRVALARALAPEPRVLLLDEPLTALDAKLRESVRAEMDRLLRGLGITTVYVTHDQEEAMALADRIVVMDAGRIAQIGTPREIYFQPANRHVADFIGIMNRLDGERQGDAFVCAGGRVAVPVGEGTGEGTASALFFRPEDAVLADPGRAALKGVVESAVFLGFRTRVRVAGVSNAPLFIDVPGRQQFAPGHAVGIEIAADRLLTLPA; this comes from the coding sequence ATGAGTACCGAACCGAGTACCGAACCCCTGCATCTCGCCCCCGTGCCGATCCGGTTGCGCGGCTGCGGCAAGCATTTTGGCGGCCAGCGTGTGCTGGACCCGCTCGACCTCGACATCGGCGCCGGCGAGACGCTGGTGCTGCTGGGCCCGTCGGGCTGCGGCAAGACCACCACGCTGCGCATCGTCGCGGGGCTGGAGGCGCCCGATGCCGGCGGCAGCGTCCGCTTCGGCGACGAGGAGGTCACCGCGCACCCGATCGAGCGCCGCCGCGTCGGCATGGTGTTCCAGAACTACGCGCTGTTTCCCAATCTGGGCGTGCGCGGCAACGTGGAATACGGCCTGCGCATCCAGCGCCGGCGCAACCGGTTGTCCGACGCGCAGATCCGCGCGCGGGCCGATGCGCTGCTGGACATGATGCACCTGACGCCCTACGCCGAGCGCGCCATCGGCCAGCTCTCCGGCGGCCAGCGCCAGCGTGTGGCCCTGGCTCGGGCGCTGGCGCCCGAGCCGCGCGTGCTGCTGCTCGACGAGCCGCTGACGGCGCTCGACGCCAAGCTGCGCGAATCCGTGCGCGCCGAGATGGACCGCCTGCTGCGCGGCCTCGGCATCACCACCGTCTACGTCACGCACGACCAGGAAGAGGCCATGGCCCTGGCCGACCGCATCGTCGTGATGGACGCCGGCCGCATCGCGCAGATCGGCACGCCGCGCGAGATCTACTTCCAGCCGGCCAACCGGCACGTGGCGGATTTCATCGGCATCATGAACCGGCTCGACGGCGAACGGCAGGGCGACGCGTTCGTCTGCGCCGGCGGCCGCGTGGCGGTGCCGGTGGGTGAAGGTACGGGTGAGGGCACGGCGTCTGCGCTGTTCTTCCGGCCCGAAGACGCCGTGCTGGCCGACCCCGGGCGGGCCGCGCTCAAGGGCGTGGTCGAGTCCGCGGTGTTCCTGGGTTTCCGCACCCGCGTGCGCGTGGCGGGCGTGTCGAACGCGCCGCTGTTCATCGATGTGCCCGGCCGCCAGCAGTTCGCGCCGGGCCACGCGGTCGGCATCGAGATTGCCGCCGACCGCCTCCTGACCCTGCCAGCCTGA